In the genome of Hymenobacter cellulosivorans, one region contains:
- a CDS encoding cytochrome-c peroxidase codes for MLTSTRLRSWLLATGVFLVVVTACKPETETEVEGESPVVTTPYQLVLPKGFPQDVKIPASNPLTEEGVALGRMLFYEPKLSRNNTMSCGSCHQQSKAFTDGLGLARGVDGAANTRGAMSLANILWEPTLNWDGAAVSLEAQAQKPIENPVELHQSLAAGVSKLQQTDLYPPLFRKAFGSRTITEENVLKALAQFERTLISANSKYDKYLRGEAQLSSQEIQGKVLFSNHPDPTIPVAGADCMHCHNEGNRLFSSTDYTLGANTTFFNNGLDASPKDAGRFMVTGLESDRGKMRAPTLRNIALTAPYMHDGRFQTLEQVLDHYSDHVAKDSPNLDLNLLTATNKRNGTQLSLNATQKQQVIAFLRTLTDSTFIQDKRFSDPFKP; via the coding sequence GTGTTAACTTCTACTCGCTTACGCTCCTGGCTGCTGGCTACGGGCGTTTTTCTGGTTGTGGTAACGGCTTGCAAGCCCGAAACCGAAACGGAGGTCGAAGGGGAAAGCCCCGTCGTGACGACGCCTTATCAGTTGGTATTGCCCAAAGGGTTTCCGCAGGACGTCAAGATTCCGGCCAGTAACCCGCTCACCGAAGAAGGCGTGGCCCTGGGCCGCATGCTGTTTTACGAGCCCAAACTCTCGCGCAACAACACCATGTCGTGCGGGAGCTGCCACCAGCAGAGCAAGGCTTTTACCGATGGCCTGGGCTTGGCTCGGGGCGTCGATGGCGCGGCCAATACCCGCGGTGCAATGTCGCTGGCCAATATTCTCTGGGAGCCCACCCTGAACTGGGATGGGGCCGCGGTTAGCTTGGAAGCCCAGGCTCAAAAGCCCATCGAAAACCCCGTAGAGCTGCACCAAAGCTTGGCCGCGGGCGTTAGCAAGCTGCAACAAACAGACCTTTATCCCCCCCTGTTTCGCAAGGCCTTTGGCTCGCGCACCATCACGGAGGAAAACGTGCTGAAGGCTCTGGCTCAGTTTGAGCGGACGCTGATTTCAGCTAATTCCAAGTACGACAAATACCTGCGCGGCGAGGCCCAGCTCAGCAGCCAGGAAATTCAGGGTAAGGTTTTGTTTTCCAATCATCCCGACCCTACTATTCCCGTGGCCGGTGCCGACTGCATGCACTGCCACAACGAGGGCAACCGCCTGTTTTCCTCTACCGATTATACCCTGGGAGCTAATACCACCTTCTTCAACAACGGCCTGGACGCCAGTCCCAAGGATGCCGGGCGCTTTATGGTAACCGGCCTGGAGTCAGACCGGGGCAAGATGCGGGCCCCTACCCTGCGCAACATTGCCCTGACGGCGCCTTATATGCACGACGGCCGTTTTCAGACCCTGGAGCAGGTGCTCGACCATTACAGTGACCATGTGGCTAAAGACAGCCCCAACCTGGACCTGAACCTGCTTACGGCCACCAACAAGCGCAACGGTACCCAGCTTAGCCTGAATGCCACCCAGAAACAGCAGGTCATTGCCTTTCTGCGTACTCTTACCGATTCAACCTTCATTCAGGATAAGCGCTTTTCCGACCCTTTCAAGCCCTAG
- a CDS encoding cell division protein FtsQ/DivIB: MELKRKANNLIFATGCLVLLSGLAVFAGVRQASRPVGQVIVTIGNEFNNYFISEREVTALLTRNGNQQLEGAHPDDLDLKALEARLKAHSFVKEAQVYRDLAGNLHADVRQNRPIARLVHADTRLDSYLDAEGKKLPLSSLFTARVVPISRLGGGPLQAGFFQDSTGRQYLAFLRYIDEHPFWRAQVAEVFIGPNGKVSFTQQVGDQRIEFGFPENISEKFAKLMVFYRQIPPVLGWDTYHRVNVEFKDQIICE, translated from the coding sequence ATGGAGCTGAAGCGTAAAGCCAACAACCTGATTTTTGCCACTGGGTGCCTCGTGCTGCTCTCGGGGCTGGCCGTGTTTGCCGGAGTCCGGCAGGCCAGCCGCCCCGTGGGCCAGGTCATCGTGACTATTGGCAACGAGTTCAACAACTACTTCATCAGTGAGCGGGAAGTAACGGCTTTATTAACCCGCAATGGCAACCAGCAGCTCGAGGGTGCCCACCCCGACGACCTTGACCTTAAAGCCCTGGAAGCCCGCCTCAAAGCGCACAGCTTCGTTAAGGAAGCTCAAGTATACCGCGACCTGGCCGGCAATTTGCACGCCGACGTGCGCCAAAACCGTCCGATTGCCCGCCTCGTACACGCCGATACCCGCCTGGATAGCTACCTCGATGCCGAGGGCAAGAAACTGCCGTTGTCGTCGTTATTCACTGCCCGCGTGGTGCCCATTTCCCGGCTGGGGGGCGGGCCGCTCCAAGCTGGCTTTTTCCAAGATTCCACCGGTCGTCAGTATCTGGCGTTTTTGCGCTATATTGATGAGCATCCGTTCTGGCGGGCCCAGGTAGCGGAGGTATTTATTGGCCCTAATGGCAAAGTTTCCTTCACCCAGCAAGTGGGGGACCAACGAATAGAATTTGGCTTTCCGGAGAATATTTCGGAAAAATTTGCGAAACTGATGGTATTTTACCGTCAAATTCCTCCGGTCTTGGGCTGGGACACGTACCACCGCGTCAACGTTGAGTTCAAAGATCAAATCATTTGTGAGTAA
- the ftsA gene encoding cell division protein FtsA, which yields MQNDKIVVGLDIGTTKICALVGRKNEFGKLEILGMGKAVSEGVVRGIVSNIDKTVDAIRKAIRQAEEQSGINIGVVNVGIAGQHIKSLQHNGSITRNSAETEITVDDVNRLTNDMYRLVTPPGSEIIHVMPQDYKVDYEEGIMDPVGMSGVRLEGNFHIITAQSTAINNINKCVTKAGLEIDNLILEPLASSMSVLSEEEKEAGVALIDIGGGTTDLAIFKDGIIRHAAVLPFGGNIVTSDIKQGCAVMQNQAEQLKVKFGKAIAEEASDYEIVSIPGLRDRAPKEISLKNLAHIIEARMEEIIELVYAEIQRTGHGDKLAAGIVLTGGGSQLQNLVQLTEYVTGLDTRIGYPNEHLGKSKIEAVKSPMYATTVGLVLAGYRSIDERVSRSYEEEEQYRPAPEVRAAAPVAPQPAPAPQPAPPKKTSGAGKFFQDIISRTKGLLIDDFDDKQY from the coding sequence ATGCAAAACGATAAGATTGTAGTCGGCCTCGACATTGGCACCACCAAAATTTGCGCTCTGGTAGGGCGGAAAAACGAGTTTGGGAAGCTCGAAATCCTGGGCATGGGCAAAGCCGTGTCGGAAGGAGTGGTGCGCGGTATCGTGTCGAACATCGACAAGACGGTGGATGCAATCCGGAAGGCAATTCGGCAAGCCGAAGAACAGTCCGGAATCAATATTGGCGTCGTGAACGTGGGCATCGCCGGCCAGCACATCAAGAGCCTGCAGCATAACGGTAGCATCACCCGCAATTCCGCCGAAACGGAGATTACCGTGGACGATGTAAATCGTCTTACCAACGATATGTACCGCCTGGTTACCCCGCCCGGCTCGGAAATCATCCACGTAATGCCCCAGGACTACAAGGTGGACTACGAGGAAGGTATCATGGACCCCGTGGGCATGTCGGGCGTGCGCCTGGAAGGCAACTTCCACATCATCACGGCCCAGAGCACGGCCATCAACAACATCAACAAGTGCGTCACCAAAGCTGGCCTGGAAATCGATAACCTGATTCTCGAGCCGCTGGCTTCGAGCATGTCGGTGCTGTCGGAAGAAGAAAAGGAAGCTGGTGTGGCCCTGATTGACATTGGAGGCGGCACCACCGACCTGGCTATCTTCAAGGACGGTATCATCCGCCACGCCGCTGTGCTGCCCTTTGGTGGCAACATCGTGACCAGCGACATCAAGCAGGGCTGCGCCGTCATGCAGAACCAGGCCGAGCAGCTGAAGGTGAAATTCGGCAAAGCCATTGCCGAAGAAGCATCCGACTACGAAATCGTGAGCATCCCCGGCCTGCGCGACCGGGCTCCTAAGGAAATTTCCCTCAAGAACCTGGCCCACATCATCGAGGCCCGGATGGAGGAAATCATCGAGCTGGTGTACGCCGAGATTCAGCGCACTGGCCACGGCGACAAGCTCGCGGCTGGCATCGTGCTGACCGGCGGCGGCTCTCAGCTCCAGAACCTGGTGCAGCTCACCGAGTACGTAACGGGCCTCGATACCCGCATTGGCTACCCCAATGAGCACCTGGGCAAAAGCAAAATTGAGGCGGTGAAGTCGCCGATGTACGCTACCACTGTAGGCCTAGTACTAGCCGGTTACCGCTCGATTGACGAGCGAGTGAGCCGTTCGTACGAGGAAGAGGAGCAGTACCGCCCAGCGCCCGAGGTTCGGGCCGCTGCGCCGGTTGCTCCCCAGCCGGCCCCCGCACCCCAGCCCGCCCCGCCGAAGAAAACTTCGGGCGCTGGCAAGTTCTTCCAGGACATCATCAGCCGTACGAAAGGCCTGCTGATTGATGACTTTGACGACAAGCAGTACTAA
- a CDS encoding transporter yields MRQLYLTLALLSLLSPAARACDICGCFMGITPYDNQSGISLMHRYRIFNGYQQLGQPHQFFPAGVQPFVPSHPNQDTGYEHNHQGDATDYEAYRVVELRGKYFLAKRLELNAFVPYVMNTSQSNGRQLNTAGLGDVTVFAGYHLIRAIETMGVQSRLIVGGGAKLPTGDYQRTNPRGQRYSMLNQPGTGTTDGFLYLNYIGSFHNVGLSLNSSYRRSTRNQFENSLAPSTASFANLFYRVALGSNWQIYPSAQLYYEKTKGEMLDGQLTYEHAMNDALLGPGLDIYYKNFSLNTSAQFPIYTVTTDHPAGAGRMVIAVGYSFKQTKYLLKGRTPGA; encoded by the coding sequence ATGAGACAATTATATCTGACTCTGGCTCTCTTGAGCCTACTGAGTCCGGCAGCCCGCGCCTGCGACATCTGCGGCTGCTTTATGGGTATTACGCCCTACGATAATCAAAGCGGCATTTCGCTGATGCACCGCTACCGAATCTTCAATGGCTACCAGCAACTGGGGCAGCCGCACCAGTTTTTTCCGGCGGGCGTCCAGCCTTTTGTGCCCAGTCACCCCAACCAGGATACGGGCTACGAGCATAACCACCAGGGCGACGCCACCGACTATGAAGCGTACCGGGTAGTGGAGCTACGGGGCAAGTACTTTCTGGCCAAGCGTCTGGAGCTGAACGCCTTTGTTCCCTACGTCATGAATACGTCCCAAAGCAACGGGCGGCAGCTCAACACTGCGGGCCTGGGCGACGTCACCGTATTTGCCGGCTACCACCTGATTCGGGCCATTGAGACGATGGGCGTGCAAAGCCGACTCATCGTGGGTGGCGGGGCCAAGCTGCCTACCGGCGACTACCAGCGCACCAACCCGCGGGGGCAGCGCTACTCCATGCTCAACCAACCCGGCACCGGCACCACCGACGGCTTCCTGTACCTAAACTACATCGGCAGCTTTCACAACGTAGGCCTGAGCCTAAATTCCAGCTACCGCCGCTCGACCCGCAATCAGTTTGAGAATAGTCTGGCACCCAGCACCGCCAGCTTCGCCAACCTGTTTTACCGTGTGGCCCTGGGCTCAAACTGGCAAATCTATCCTTCGGCTCAGCTCTACTACGAGAAAACCAAGGGCGAAATGCTGGACGGGCAACTCACCTACGAACACGCCATGAACGACGCGCTGCTGGGGCCCGGCCTCGACATTTACTACAAGAACTTTTCGCTGAACACCAGCGCCCAGTTCCCCATTTATACCGTCACCACCGACCATCCGGCCGGCGCCGGTCGGATGGTAATAGCGGTAGGTTACAGCTTCAAGCAAACCAAATATTTGCTGAAAGGCCGGACGCCAGGCGCTTAA
- a CDS encoding NADPH-dependent FMN reductase, giving the protein MITIIAGTNRPASRARRVANIYAALLEDMGAEYQILDLADLPGDFITSALYENTGKHEQFNKLVRQAESADKLVFIVPEYNCSIPGVLKSFIDGLPYPGGIRGKRAALVGLSAGTQGGLLALSHLTDILMYLGTLVLPARVRLPSLDKYLLSNGELDNSLYLQLLKEQAEQLVAS; this is encoded by the coding sequence ATGATTACTATTATTGCCGGTACCAATCGGCCGGCCTCCCGCGCCCGTCGCGTCGCCAACATCTACGCGGCCCTGCTTGAGGATATGGGCGCTGAATACCAGATCCTGGATTTGGCCGACCTGCCCGGCGACTTCATTACCTCGGCTCTGTACGAGAATACCGGCAAGCACGAGCAGTTCAACAAGCTGGTGCGACAGGCGGAGTCGGCCGATAAGCTGGTCTTTATTGTGCCTGAATACAACTGCTCAATTCCCGGCGTGCTCAAATCTTTCATCGACGGATTGCCCTATCCGGGCGGCATCCGGGGTAAGCGGGCGGCGCTGGTGGGCCTGAGTGCCGGTACCCAGGGCGGCCTGCTGGCCTTAAGCCACCTGACCGATATCCTGATGTATCTGGGCACGCTGGTACTGCCGGCCCGGGTTCGTCTGCCCAGCCTCGACAAGTATTTGCTCAGCAACGGTGAGCTCGACAATTCGCTGTATCTGCAGCTCCTGAAAGAACAGGCCGAGCAATTGGTGGCTTCCTAA
- a CDS encoding chloride channel protein — MALDWVTAWREEHPWILAGLPLGGLLVGLLYHYWGRSVEAGNNLLLEEIHAPRAVLPLRMVPLVLVGTLLTHLFGGSAGREGTAVQMGGALADQLTRWFRLHRRDRTLLLIAGISAGFASVFGTPLAGAVFGLEVFLLGRLRYDAILPSFLAAACADWVTRAWGVGHTAYPVLLAPPGFSLLSLGSAAAAGLAFGLTARLFAGTTHRISAFFKHWLPFAPLRPVLGGVVVVLLVWGLGATDYIGLGVPVIVRAFAEPLPSYAFALKILLTALTLGAGFKGGEVTPLFFIGAALGNALAPLLPLPMPLLAGMGFVAVFAGAANTPLACILMGLELFGQQGGLYIALACVVSYLFSGHRGIYGAQQVGQSKHGLWARHQGRRLRDLR, encoded by the coding sequence GTGGCACTGGATTGGGTAACGGCTTGGCGGGAGGAGCACCCCTGGATCCTGGCCGGGCTGCCGCTGGGTGGGCTGCTGGTCGGGCTGCTGTATCACTATTGGGGCCGGTCGGTGGAAGCCGGCAACAACCTGCTGCTGGAGGAGATTCATGCGCCCCGGGCCGTTTTGCCCCTGCGCATGGTCCCGCTGGTGCTGGTCGGTACGCTGCTGACGCACTTGTTTGGCGGCTCGGCCGGGCGGGAAGGCACCGCCGTGCAGATGGGCGGCGCCTTGGCTGACCAACTCACGCGCTGGTTCCGCCTGCACCGCCGTGACCGGACTTTGCTGCTGATTGCGGGCATCAGCGCCGGGTTTGCTTCCGTGTTTGGTACGCCGCTGGCCGGAGCCGTTTTTGGACTGGAAGTGTTTCTGCTGGGCCGCCTGCGCTATGATGCCATCCTGCCCAGCTTTTTGGCGGCCGCCTGCGCCGACTGGGTTACGCGGGCTTGGGGAGTAGGGCATACAGCTTATCCGGTGCTGCTGGCTCCCCCTGGCTTTTCGTTGCTGAGCCTGGGCAGTGCCGCCGCCGCTGGCTTGGCTTTCGGACTAACGGCCCGCTTGTTTGCTGGTACTACGCACCGCATCAGCGCCTTTTTCAAGCACTGGCTGCCTTTTGCACCTTTGCGCCCTGTGCTGGGCGGCGTCGTGGTAGTGCTGCTGGTGTGGGGGCTGGGCGCCACGGATTATATCGGTTTGGGCGTGCCGGTCATCGTGCGGGCATTTGCTGAGCCGCTGCCGAGTTACGCCTTTGCCCTGAAAATCCTGCTGACAGCCCTGACGCTGGGGGCTGGCTTTAAGGGGGGCGAAGTCACGCCGCTGTTTTTTATTGGCGCAGCCCTAGGCAATGCGTTGGCGCCGCTGTTGCCGTTGCCCATGCCCTTGTTGGCGGGCATGGGCTTCGTGGCTGTGTTTGCCGGGGCGGCCAATACACCCCTGGCCTGCATCCTGATGGGCCTGGAGCTGTTTGGGCAGCAGGGAGGCCTGTACATTGCGCTAGCCTGCGTGGTGAGCTACCTGTTCTCCGGCCACCGCGGTATTTACGGTGCCCAGCAGGTAGGCCAGAGCAAGCATGGCTTATGGGCGCGGCATCAGGGCCGGCGGTTGCGCGACCTGCGTTAA
- a CDS encoding MbnP family protein — protein sequence MKFPQLFLALSLLAFSFSGCKKDADAEPQVGKLALEMDHVVGSSTLVMNATTPNYTTPSGDHFSVSTLRYYISNIRLRKEDGSEYAQPESYYLVDAARTESKVLTLENVPAGDYTGITFTIGVDAARNTAGAQQGALAPSDMFWSWNTGYIFLKLEGRSPEAGSGAFTYHVGGFEGVNNAIRTVSPAFPTGSKLLIRADHAPEMHLKVDVMKILTGPTEVRFATFSTAHMPGAAAVKIADNYAAGMFRVDHIHAN from the coding sequence ATGAAATTTCCCCAGCTTTTCCTGGCCCTTTCCCTCCTGGCCTTTTCCTTCAGCGGCTGCAAAAAAGACGCCGACGCCGAACCCCAGGTAGGCAAACTTGCCCTTGAGATGGACCACGTAGTGGGCTCCAGCACCTTGGTAATGAACGCCACTACGCCGAATTATACCACTCCCAGCGGCGACCATTTCTCGGTGAGCACGCTGCGCTACTACATTTCCAATATCCGGTTGCGCAAGGAAGACGGCAGCGAATACGCTCAGCCCGAGAGCTACTACTTGGTGGATGCCGCCCGCACCGAGTCGAAAGTGCTGACCCTGGAAAACGTCCCAGCCGGTGACTACACGGGTATTACCTTCACCATCGGCGTCGACGCGGCCCGCAACACGGCCGGAGCCCAGCAGGGAGCCCTGGCCCCGAGCGACATGTTCTGGAGCTGGAACACGGGCTACATTTTTCTGAAGCTGGAAGGCCGGTCGCCGGAAGCTGGCTCGGGAGCCTTTACATACCATGTTGGGGGCTTTGAGGGCGTGAACAACGCCATTCGAACCGTTTCACCAGCCTTCCCTACCGGCTCTAAGCTCCTCATTCGGGCCGACCACGCGCCCGAAATGCATCTGAAAGTGGATGTGATGAAGATTCTGACCGGCCCCACCGAGGTCCGGTTTGCCACCTTCAGCACGGCCCACATGCCGGGAGCTGCCGCGGTCAAAATAGCGGATAACTACGCGGCCGGTATGTTCCGCGTGGATCATATTCACGCCAACTAA
- a CDS encoding cytochrome-c peroxidase, with translation MTTQRTPRVLLAVGLAALLVAGCQSEVEVAPETIPGSVLPANFPAPVYGLDQNPPTKAGFELGRTLFYDPRLSRDGTISCGSCHQQFVAFAHAGHTLSHGIDGLLGTRNAPALQNLRWQRTFLWDGGSNHLETMPVAPLTDAHEMDETMENVVRKLNADASYPQRFAVVFGSKPIDSYQLLRALAQFTASLTSANSRYDHYVRHESGGTLTPVELRGLAVLTQKCTPCHSTDLFTDNSYRNNGLDRTFAADSGRARITQLATDRGKFKVPSLRNVFRTAPYMHDGRFQTLEQVLDHYDHGVQPSPTLDSQLQTDGTIGIPLSAQEKTDLLAFLQTLTDEQFLTDKRLSEKP, from the coding sequence ATGACGACGCAACGCACTCCCAGGGTGCTGCTGGCCGTGGGGCTAGCAGCACTGCTGGTAGCGGGCTGTCAGTCCGAGGTGGAGGTGGCCCCCGAAACGATACCCGGCAGCGTATTACCCGCCAATTTTCCGGCTCCGGTGTACGGTTTAGACCAAAACCCACCAACTAAAGCCGGTTTTGAGCTGGGTCGGACCCTGTTTTACGACCCCCGCCTTTCCCGCGACGGTACCATCTCCTGCGGTAGCTGCCACCAGCAGTTTGTGGCCTTTGCCCACGCCGGCCACACCCTGAGCCACGGCATCGACGGGCTGCTGGGTACGCGCAATGCTCCGGCCCTGCAGAATCTGCGCTGGCAGCGCACGTTTCTCTGGGACGGCGGCTCCAATCACCTCGAAACCATGCCTGTGGCGCCCCTGACCGATGCGCACGAGATGGACGAGACGATGGAAAACGTGGTTCGTAAGCTCAACGCGGATGCTTCGTACCCACAGCGCTTCGCCGTTGTATTTGGCTCCAAACCCATTGACTCCTACCAGCTGCTGCGGGCACTGGCGCAATTTACGGCGTCCCTGACGTCGGCCAACTCGCGCTACGACCACTACGTGCGCCACGAGAGTGGCGGCACGCTGACGCCGGTTGAGCTTCGGGGCCTAGCCGTACTGACCCAGAAATGCACGCCCTGCCACAGCACGGACTTGTTTACTGACAATTCCTACCGTAACAACGGGCTGGACCGGACATTTGCGGCCGACTCGGGCCGGGCACGCATCACCCAGCTGGCCACCGACCGGGGCAAGTTCAAAGTGCCTTCCCTGCGCAACGTGTTTCGCACGGCACCCTACATGCACGACGGGCGCTTTCAGACGCTGGAACAGGTACTGGACCATTATGACCATGGCGTGCAGCCTTCGCCCACGCTCGATTCGCAGCTGCAAACCGACGGCACCATTGGGATTCCTCTGAGTGCCCAGGAAAAAACCGACCTGCTGGCTTTTCTGCAGACGCTGACCGACGAGCAATTCCTGACGGACAAGCGTCTGTCGGAAAAACCGTAG
- the ftsZ gene encoding cell division protein FtsZ — translation MYKFDIPAQSNSIIKVIGVGGGGSNAVNHMFSQGIKDVEFVICNTDKQALHSSTVPNKLQIGVDLTEGLGAGANPERGKQAAIESREQIRELLSNGTKMVFITAGMGGGTGTGAAPVIAKVAKELGILTVGIVTAPFLFEGKKKRQQAEQGIKELSDNCDTVLVILNDKLREIFGNLPIRSAFAKADNVLSTAAKSIAEIITVTSEVNVDFEDVKTVMKDSGAAVMGSSITEGENRAQRAAEEALASPLLNNTDIHGAQKILLSIMSGDQAELEMDELTEITEYIQEKAGQDAEVIFGHGIDSTLGQSIRVTVIATGFAREAHNITTVYAMEKPEPASAPVPDPQINIFDRDRQEASTAPIVPSFSAPAPVATATPEPPKVTFDLETSPYTGYVPPVAAPSTPAPEPVVIHQPAPVQQPARPSLDARAEERRRRLEGLSNGLTNDVIKDQLETPAYLRRQVKLENVVPSNERNISRFNLSDDNELLGDNRFLHDNVD, via the coding sequence ATGTATAAATTTGATATTCCAGCGCAATCCAACTCCATCATCAAGGTGATTGGTGTCGGTGGGGGCGGTTCCAATGCCGTGAACCACATGTTCAGCCAAGGCATTAAGGACGTGGAATTCGTGATTTGCAACACCGACAAGCAGGCCCTGCACAGCAGCACCGTGCCCAACAAGCTGCAAATCGGCGTGGACCTGACCGAGGGCCTTGGAGCCGGTGCTAACCCCGAGCGGGGCAAGCAGGCGGCCATCGAGAGCCGGGAGCAAATCCGGGAGCTGCTCAGCAACGGAACCAAGATGGTGTTCATCACGGCCGGTATGGGCGGTGGTACGGGCACGGGTGCCGCGCCCGTTATTGCCAAAGTGGCCAAGGAGCTAGGCATTCTGACCGTCGGAATAGTGACGGCGCCATTCCTGTTTGAGGGCAAGAAAAAGCGTCAGCAGGCCGAGCAGGGCATCAAGGAACTCAGCGACAACTGCGACACGGTTCTGGTTATTCTCAATGATAAGCTGCGCGAAATCTTCGGCAATCTGCCCATCCGCTCGGCCTTCGCCAAGGCGGATAATGTGCTGAGTACGGCCGCCAAGTCGATTGCCGAAATTATCACCGTCACGAGCGAGGTCAACGTGGACTTTGAAGACGTGAAAACGGTGATGAAGGACTCGGGTGCGGCCGTAATGGGCAGCAGCATCACTGAAGGCGAAAACCGCGCCCAGCGGGCCGCCGAGGAGGCCCTGGCTTCGCCGCTGCTCAACAACACCGACATCCATGGGGCGCAGAAAATCCTGCTCAGCATTATGTCGGGCGACCAGGCCGAGCTGGAAATGGACGAGCTGACCGAAATTACGGAGTACATCCAGGAAAAAGCTGGTCAGGACGCTGAGGTTATCTTCGGCCACGGCATCGACTCGACGCTGGGCCAGAGCATCCGTGTAACGGTTATTGCCACCGGCTTTGCCCGGGAGGCCCACAACATTACCACGGTGTACGCCATGGAGAAGCCGGAGCCGGCTTCCGCACCCGTACCCGACCCGCAGATCAACATCTTCGACCGGGACCGGCAGGAAGCTTCTACCGCCCCCATCGTGCCTTCGTTTAGCGCCCCGGCTCCCGTGGCCACCGCTACTCCGGAGCCGCCGAAGGTGACCTTCGACCTGGAAACGTCGCCCTACACAGGGTATGTGCCCCCAGTGGCAGCTCCTTCCACGCCAGCCCCCGAGCCCGTAGTTATTCACCAGCCCGCTCCGGTGCAGCAGCCGGCTCGTCCGTCGCTGGATGCCCGGGCTGAAGAGCGCCGTCGTCGCTTGGAAGGCCTGAGCAACGGCCTGACTAACGACGTCATCAAAGACCAGCTGGAGACTCCGGCTTATCTGCGGCGGCAGGTGAAGCTGGAGAATGTAGTGCCTTCAAACGAGCGTAATATCTCGCGCTTTAACTTGTCGGACGACAACGAATTGCTCGGCGACAACCGTTTTCTGCACGACAACGTGGATTAA